The Erigeron canadensis isolate Cc75 chromosome 1, C_canadensis_v1, whole genome shotgun sequence genome segment AATCAGTATGGGAGAATAGGATTAACTGAAAACAATGAGGAAAAAACCATATTCTACATTGGATGAAATATCACAGTTTACCTTATGTCCTTATTAGTGAAGtcaatgtatgtatgtaatttgtagTTATGGATAATTGTATTCATCTTATCTTATAAGTAAGATACACTGATACAGTAACAAATAATGAAACatcaagagaaaaaaaaggagtCGTAAAAACAATAATGAGAAGTTTatgaaaacaaagttaaacatatattcatatatcaaGAAAACTAATTTACAACATGAAAAGATTATATAAATTGCAACTAAAGTTATTATTACCAGGAAATAATGGAACATGAGCATACACGAAAGCGAGAATAGCAAATAGTATTGATAAGATTACATGGAATTCTCTAAGAATGTGTAAAGATTATATAAATTGCAACTAAAGTATCGATCTTGTTCAAGTTTATGAAATGTTTATATCGAAAAGCAATTAGTATTATATTAAGAGATAAAATTTAATAAGTTATCTCGTAATTTTAAGGTAACTATATATTAGgaaattagattagatttagaCTAAATATGACACATGTCGTTTAAAGAATGTGccatttgtcatttaaaaaaaacttcaatcCTGTTATAGTTTATTAGTAGATAGATTTTATCATAGTTCAATAATTTGGAACATGAGTTTAATTCATTAATGAACtgtacaataatattatatattttttttacgtcAATACTAATGATCTTGTGGGGAATTATCTCACCCTATGGGCTAAGCCAGTTTTTCTTCTTGGGCCGGATAGGCTAACGTATTCAAATCCAGCGGGTCATGCAAGTCAAACGAAACTTGATTCGGATCCAGCAGGTCACTATACAAGGACAATAAGAAACCAGATAGTGAGCAACTTTTTTCCTTCTATCGTCTAATTTTTTTCTagcaattttttcttttatatatataaaaatttaatgtttttaaaagagaaaaaaaaaaaaaaacggataGCCGGTGAGcaaacacataaatacaataaacAATATAAAGTCTTACGGTCCAAGCCGATTAACCGTGTCCGACAGGTGAAGCCGAAGGGTGTGAAGAAAACGGGTTAGACCATTGGATCTATGGGTCAAGGCTCTCTTTGGATCCCTTAATCCCCTTCGGCTTAGCTAGCCTTTCACAACCCATACGACCATGTAATCAACATCCTTCGATCTATGCTCAAACAACTAAAAACTCTATTTTCATGTATTTCTGCATCTAACATCATTCTTAATCAACATTTAAGAATGTTGGAAATTTTTAATGGGAAAATTTTCTTTAGTAATGAAGAAATGAATTAATGATCAACTGCATGTTTATCTAAAGATTTTGTTgctatttatttattcttttaatataaaatgtttGCAATGTTATTATATGTTGCTATATGAAAACATGATGTCAATATATGGTTTGTTTACAAGCATTTAATTTTGAGAGTTTCTACAAAAGAAACTTTTTGTACTATATTGTTGTTGCGTGCAAGTGTTTATAAATGCCTTCtataaattaaagtttaatACAATACCCATGTGTCgaaaataaatttatgtttaatGTTAAAGTATTCGAGCTGCTCAAGAAGGAAAAGAATTAATGAAATCAGGTCCGAATACGGATAACCAGTTAACTACTATTACTTTATCGGGCTGatcatgttcaaaaaaaaaaaagctttatcGGGCTGGATCCTATTTAACCCAAGCAAAACCCATTTGCTTTGGCCCCGAGCACTAAAAGATAGCCGCTAGCTTAAACATGTATTCCCCTCATGTAATCTTTTACCCGCCTCAAATTACAAGTATGTCACCCCTCCACTTTCATAGTGTTGGTGTATACGGAGAGTAGCTTATACGCAACCTTCATCTGTCAAGCAGCCTCATCTGCTTATCTGTATCCAAATATGAAAGATATTATTTTTCTTCTAAATTAATGGGATTTCTCCATATTCCAGCCAACTCACGGTTATCCCACACATTTAATATACATTTGATATATAAGGCATGTATATCTCCAATACATGTCAAGTATATCATTTCTCATACAATTAAGAATCCTCCAAACCTCTCAGCTTGTTCTACAAGACGAACTCCCTTTATATAAAGAGGACATAACCTTAATAGAAGACTCATTCTCACATCTCCCGTGAAATGGCTCAATCGTCCACACACATTACATGACAAACTTGTTGTTTGATGAACAAATAATGGAATGAAACTCAAAGGTTATTTTCTTGGAAATTTTATTCATACTAATTTATTTGGTTAAAGCtactaatataaaatttaaaaataaagacttaGACTATTTTCCTTGGCTAATGTGATTTCATTACTTTTATATGGAGTAATAATTATTGTAAGCTTTTTTGATAGACATAGTGGGTCCCATTTATTTTCCTTATTATTCTATTATTTCTTTGAAGGAGctaaattaattttatcaacattTAAATATCAGTGATTTTATTTGACATTTTCTATGGAGAACTACATACATgattttatagtttttgcttatttcaaaattataaatacttttatgtatttttactactttaattatttaattaatattattttaattatcaaacttagaaaagaaaacaatttcatataaaagtaaattaagttttttataaattaaattacaataaaaataactctttatcaaaatcatataaaaaatgaTAGCTATACGTGTAgcataaaatttgaaaatatttagttattattatatatactatagtATTTTTTGATAAACTTATTACATTATAATCGTTAATGGTTTACAACCACCACATTATACATTTTGATaatacaaaatcatcatcaGTGATAGATTTCGTTATCAATTTATTTAACCATGTAGAGCAAAATCTAGTTTAATTAGCTAATGCATTCAAACACTTTATCGGTACaatatcaatattttttatagACATACACCAATAAAATATTGTTAACATTACGAAAAGGAATTTTCATTAGTAATGCTATTTTGCTTCAGTCAAAAGTATTATATTTTCTCGAGGTCAACATGCTCTAAAACAGAAGTTtgtatattaaaataagaattcttttttgacaagtgaattttacttCAAACACGTATGATGTGTGCTATTAAAAGTAACCTAatttgttttcgtttatttaaaggatcctattttcaaaaagtttctaataaagggtatctcgttagtttttgacagacggagctcgttaagtgtcacgtcatCAATGTAACGTCATCATtttttgctgacgtggcacttgacttgacgtgactttgaccggtcaaagtcaagtgccaagtcagcaaaactgatgacgtggcatcgatgatgtggcacttaacaagctccgtctgtcaaaaactaacgagataccctttattaggaactttttgaaaatatgatcctttaaatagacgaaaacaaaataggctacttttaataagaaattcatgtaaataggttacctttttgtggattttttcctttttaaaattgTGTAGAATGAACTAATTTGTTGTAGTGCATATTAAGTGGTATCTGATGATGAGATGACGTTTGAGATGACAAACCCACTAgacacaaaatcatataaaacTAACACGTATGATAAAAGCTTATGTGCGAACAAATAAAAGTGCTATATTTAATCAAccatatcctctcttagttatatatataaaaaattttcaaaagatttcatTATACATAATTcataactaaaacaataatataaatacaattagaaaataaaataaataatagaagTATTAATATCAAAGATATTACTAACGAgaacaaaataatgaaataatgtATAAAACAACGTTTAAtgtattcaaaatgttttatgttGAGAAAGATATTAAAAAAGGTTTCTACGTTAATTACAAGTTATAAtagaattttaaatttcaaaagaatcaattaattatattaaattgattatgttcccttattataaatcaaaacttaAGAGAAATAACGTGCGTTGATTTGATaataattcaaaacaataaaataattaatgataGTGTAATACTCCTtccgtctcattttaattgtcatgttgactaactttaaccgtatataactttgtttgtattatatagtagttgatgaaacttgtATGAacaaaaagtacattaaaatcccaatccattcatatactttatatcaagtgttacattacacaaacaaaactatttacggtcaaagttagtcagcttaacaattaaaatgataaattgaagagataaaattagttaaattaaattagagTAATAATTAGGTGGGGTCATACACGAAACACAAGGTACAAATGttattacatttcattttttagaaatccaaaacttaattaaaataaatataaaatattaactgGTAGCTATAACAAAATCCATATTTTTTGGGCTCTAACCTTGAGGGGCGTTGTTGCCGGCTGTCGGCTGCAAATCATGACACCACTCACCCCACACCTAGCTAGAGTGGGAAATGTCCATTAATTGCTAGTGAGATATAGTACGTGATCATGTGAGTTCTTCCAGATAAAATAAATTCGTGTAATCAAACAGTCAATTATAGCAAGAGACTCATCGATCAACACTGAATTCTGCATATGGCAAGTGCAAGGCACATTAAGTTTTGGAGAgtacattattaatataaatctaaaatatacaaattatGTGCATCAAGTACAAATTATGTTGTTATACGTGTAAACGGCTAATAGttgatttattttaatgtaaatAACAAGGTCCCTAATAAATTTTTGGCCTTAGGCCAGCTGGGAAAGAAGGTCCCTAACCAAGAgtaaaatatgtgcttatataATGTGTTAATTAACCACCCGATCACAATATCAAAGtcgttaattataaaaaatagtatagaacatatatataataatctttatgtatataatttaaaaatccgAGTCCCCTAAAAAATTGGGTCTTGTACACTTCATTTTTGCCCCTAGGCCCGGAGTGTCTGTCCTCCGTTTAAGTTGgtcaaacttacaaaataaTAGACAAACATATGCTATATCTCATGAAGTGATCAATGCTTATCGTACTTACTGAACTTGTTGGCATATATAGATAACCACATAGATATTAAAGAATTAATCgattaaaacaatataatatcCAATCGATTTCGATCAGACGATGAAAATTAAGTTACATCAATGACTTGTTACATTTTTACTGCATGTCTTTTTTTTGCTACGGAGAGACCACACTTTATCATGCAAACGAATACaaagctttttatttttggtttagaAAGGAAATAATACTTCACACATAGATCTACACAcacacttttatatatttttctacaattataatataataatccaCAACCAATTATCTTAGACCTCCGCTTAATTATCTTAAATCTTAACCACTTCTGGGACACAAACAGGGTACTTATGAATGCAATCGGCCCATGCTCCAGTTTTCGGGATTTCATCAAtgtctctattacatttccaaaCAACACTGTTACACTTAAACCCACTTCCAAAGCCGATTTGCCAAACCTTGTCACCTTTCTCCATCCTTCCTTTTGCTTCTATGTATCCGAGCTCATACCATAACGACGACGAAGATGTGTTCCCCCACCGATACAATGTCATCTTGGACGCCTCCACGTGTTCAGCGGTTAACTTCAAGCTCTTTTGGATTTCATCAATAACTGCCCGTCCTCCTGCGTGGATACAATAATGGTCGAACGCCTTTTTGAAATCAGGAATGTATGGTTTCTTTTTAAGCTTAAAGATTTTCCTCTCAACTAGGTTCAAAAGAAAGTGAAGTTTTTCGGATAATGGAAGAACTAATGATCCGAGTATGCTAATGTTTAATTTCAAGGTTTTAGCTGCTATTACCATGAGATCCAAATTGAGGGATATTCCTACATggccttcttcatcttcttcttgtGTAACACAACCATAAGATTTATCATCGGCACCTTTGTGTGTCCGTACCACATGCAAAAGGCTGTACTTTGCATGTTTACGTACGGACTTTTTGTTCGTCAGAAGGACCGTTGCACCTCCCATCCTGAACAGACAGTTTGGGAGGAGCATCGATCTTTCTTTACCCATATAAGAATTAGGGGTAATAATTTCAGTGCTTATAACTAGTGCATAAGATTCAGGATGAACTTGAAGGAGGTGTTTAGCCAAGTCAATGGAAATTAGACCGGCACTACACCCCATTCCTGACAAGTTATAGCTCTTCACATTACTTCTCATTTTGTACTTATGAATCACCATAGCTGAAAGAGACGGGGTAGTAATAAAAAGGCTGCAGTTCAAGATTAAAATATCGATATCTTCAGGACTAATCTTCGTTTGCTTGAACAAAGAATCCAAAGCCGAGAAAATGACTAATTCGGTCTCTTCTCTAGCATCCTTTAAACTTGGATTTGGTGGTAAGTAATGTAATGCTCCAGGACAACTTGTTTCTTCACCCAACCCAGCCCGCTCAAAGATCTTAGCTTGGAATGCATAGCTTTCGGGCTGCAATTTGGCTAATAAGATGTGTCCATGTTCGTATGCAGTGGCATAGGGTATCCTATACATTGGGGGAGGCTTAAAACAAGCAAAATCAAGTAAGTAGACGGTTCGAGGCTTGGTCACGAAGTAGAAGGCCAAGATAGTGataattagtataaatatagagaTATTGTAGTTGCTGACTAAGATAGACATTAAGAGATCATGTAGAAAAAAAGAGATGGTTACTAGGGTTAGGATGAGATACATGTGTGATTCTTTTGCAAACTTAAACATGATGGATGTTTGAAGAAAAGGAGATCAAgtaaagtgtgtgtgtgtgagtaaCACTAGTCGGGTTTTAAGGGGTATATATGAAGGAAAATCGGaaggttaagatttaaagaCGGACGGACCAAAAGGCATGTGTAAGTTGTAGAGGAAGGACGGAAAGAGTGGCCGAGGCAGATGGGAAGATTAAATGAATGAATTGTCTGTGCTCATATCATTGTTCATTGCATTTATGTCACATCAGTAAGTACGAGGCTAAAAGGATTAATTAGTTATCCAACTGATCGTATCTATTTGCTCCAAGAAAAAAAGACTGGTCATCTGTACGTATACTATCAGTATTTAAAAGCAACATTAAAAGTGATGCAGTTTTTCTTAAATCAAATGGCTCAAAAACATTGATTTATCAAAGACTGAAACCATTGACAAAACGTTCGATGTATTTTTAATAAACTCAAACAATCAACTCCCTCACTAGAATTTGTGaaaccatatatatgtataaatcatTTGGATATTCCTGCAGCTACAAACTCATCTACATCCACTTTATGGCTTTAATAATGTTTTTACATGCGGTTTGAGTACGAGTGGCTTGCCATGGTTCAAATAAGGCATTTGactggtattttttttttgggatcACCATTGAATAATTAAGTCTGATAATAGAACACTGTTACACGAGTTCAATAGCACAATGAGGTAAGTTGTGAAGCTTGCACTCATGGCCCATGGTTAGATGTGGCATAAGCGGCCGGGTTGGATTTCTAGCATGGGTCTGTCAAATAGACCCACAAATATTGCTTCCTTATTTAGTTTCTAACAACATATATAAGGTACATATATAACAATCGAGTCCGGGCTTCCCAAACCCGGTCTCGTTTCATTACAAATAATCTTGcatttgtttacatttttaattattgtgaacaaattaaaaaatttatcacgcttttatgtgtgtaaaaatatagagaataaaaatgtgtagaaattAATTCATACTTAAAATTGTGGTATTCATACCCCATgtctcaatttaaatgtctaAATTTGACTTGCTGAGTCTTTCTTCTCAAACTTTAACCGTATAGATTTTTGTTCGTATAACATAATACcgaatgaaagttatatcaattaaaaatacaCCTAAAGCTCATTCtatcaatatattttacattaattattgtATGACATGATCAAAAAAAttacggtcaaagttgcaaAAGAAATacttcaaaaattaaaatatgacatttaaattgggacggaagggagtatttaatttgtaacaccacatttgttcacactaactaaaTATGTGgtgtaacaaattaaatatgacatTCTACACTAAATAGTGTGAACTTTTAGAATACCACAATTTTAAGTGTGGATTAATTTCTATACATTTTTAGTTCTTcatttttacacatataaaagcgtgacaaatttttttaaatgattcaTGCTAactaactaaaagtgtaaagaaatacaatatta includes the following:
- the LOC122579869 gene encoding 3-ketoacyl-CoA synthase 5-like; its protein translation is MFKFAKESHMYLILTLVTISFFLHDLLMSILVSNYNISIFILIITILAFYFVTKPRTVYLLDFACFKPPPMYRIPYATAYEHGHILLAKLQPESYAFQAKIFERAGLGEETSCPGALHYLPPNPSLKDAREETELVIFSALDSLFKQTKISPEDIDILILNCSLFITTPSLSAMVIHKYKMRSNVKSYNLSGMGCSAGLISIDLAKHLLQVHPESYALVISTEIITPNSYMGKERSMLLPNCLFRMGGATVLLTNKKSVRKHAKYSLLHVVRTHKGADDKSYGCVTQEEDEEGHVGISLNLDLMVIAAKTLKLNISILGSLVLPLSEKLHFLLNLVERKIFKLKKKPYIPDFKKAFDHYCIHAGGRAVIDEIQKSLKLTAEHVEASKMTLYRWGNTSSSSLWYELGYIEAKGRMEKGDKVWQIGFGSGFKCNSVVWKCNRDIDEIPKTGAWADCIHKYPVCVPEVVKI